One window of Lawsonibacter asaccharolyticus genomic DNA carries:
- a CDS encoding 4Fe-4S binding domain-containing protein — protein sequence MAKKKISDWPRHGVQAVWAFLSNSYLAGFLQGKIYQGKLKNLCVPGLNCYSCPGALGACPIGALQAVIGSWNFKLAFYVSGFLIFVGALVGRLVCGWLCPFGLIQDLLHKIPFFKKISTFRGDKLLRKLKYVILVVFVILLPMFLVDLLGQGAPYFCKLICPVGTLEGGIPLVLLNSSMHSALGWLYAWKNVLLVATILLSILIYRPFCKYICPLGAIYSLFNRISIFRYRVDEHKCIHCGACAKVCKMHVDPVKNANDPECIRCGKCKQVCPVHAIK from the coding sequence TTGGCTAAGAAAAAAATAAGCGACTGGCCCAGACATGGTGTACAGGCGGTATGGGCCTTTTTATCAAACAGCTATTTAGCCGGCTTCCTGCAAGGCAAAATCTATCAGGGAAAGTTGAAAAATCTCTGTGTTCCCGGCTTGAATTGCTATTCCTGCCCCGGGGCGCTGGGAGCCTGTCCCATCGGCGCGCTCCAGGCTGTCATTGGGAGCTGGAACTTTAAGCTGGCTTTTTATGTATCCGGATTTCTCATTTTTGTGGGGGCTCTGGTCGGCCGGCTGGTCTGCGGCTGGCTGTGTCCCTTTGGATTGATCCAGGACCTGTTGCATAAGATCCCGTTCTTCAAAAAAATCTCGACTTTCCGGGGGGATAAACTTCTCCGTAAATTGAAGTATGTGATCCTGGTGGTCTTCGTGATCCTGCTGCCCATGTTCCTGGTCGATCTGCTGGGACAGGGCGCCCCATACTTCTGCAAGCTGATCTGCCCTGTGGGGACGCTGGAGGGCGGCATCCCTCTGGTTCTGCTGAACTCATCCATGCACAGCGCGCTGGGCTGGCTCTATGCCTGGAAGAATGTGCTTTTAGTAGCCACCATCCTTTTGTCCATCCTGATTTACCGGCCATTCTGCAAGTACATCTGCCCGCTGGGCGCGATTTATTCCCTGTTTAATCGCATTTCAATTTTCCGGTATCGGGTGGATGAACATAAGTGCATCCACTGCGGCGCCTGCGCCAAAGTCTGCAAGATGCACGTGGACCCGGTGAAGAACGCAAACGACCCCGAGTGCATTCGCTGCGGGAAATGTAAACAGGTCTGCCCTGTCCATGCTATTAAATAG
- a CDS encoding sigma-70 region 4 yields MNDTVVVNYNGEPVSVPKEVADFLEQDRKRQQVQDKQDKRHLSRSKFETVLFCSECVRRPVEDEALRNLRLENLRKAVKDLGEQSRELIDLRYGRELTMEEIGKVYGISKTAVSKRLKTLHEKLRSSVT; encoded by the coding sequence ATGAACGACACAGTCGTTGTGAACTACAATGGGGAGCCAGTATCAGTGCCAAAGGAGGTCGCAGACTTCCTGGAACAGGATCGGAAACGGCAGCAGGTGCAGGATAAGCAGGACAAAAGGCATCTGAGTAGAAGTAAGTTTGAAACGGTGCTGTTCTGTTCGGAATGTGTCAGGCGTCCCGTGGAAGATGAAGCGCTCCGGAACCTCCGGCTTGAAAATCTGCGGAAAGCCGTCAAGGATCTGGGTGAACAAAGCCGTGAACTCATCGACCTTCGATATGGCAGGGAACTGACCATGGAGGAGATCGGCAAGGTCTACGGCATCTCAAAAACAGCGGTATCAAAGCGGTTGAAAACGCTCCACGAAAAGCTGAGGAGCTCTGTCACATGA
- a CDS encoding DNA binding domain excisionase family, which translates to MKVSEYKSYEDLPLFLNAETVSKVLGIAPSSAYELLHEKDFPSLRIGSRIVVPKESFIQWVNEHTGGGT; encoded by the coding sequence ATGAAAGTGTCTGAGTACAAGTCCTACGAGGACCTGCCTCTGTTTCTCAATGCGGAAACGGTGTCAAAGGTCCTGGGCATCGCGCCATCGTCCGCCTACGAGCTTCTGCATGAAAAGGATTTTCCTTCCCTGCGGATCGGCAGCCGTATCGTGGTGCCCAAGGAATCGTTCATCCAATGGGTGAACGAACACACAGGGGGTGGAACATGA
- a CDS encoding metallo-beta-lactamase domain protein produces MTKREERQAAMGQIMHQRFHEPWTLAQKPFKVIENVYFVGNTWVSVYLIDTPEGLILIDCAYEENLYLLIDSIRGLGFDPKDIRHLLISHGHFDHCGAARQLQEMSNCEIWINEKDAYFFTERRDLIAFEDRVPEFRIDHYYDSDQSICFGGMTIWPVPCPGHTPGTTSFFFEVEHEGRKLTVAMHGGLGTNTLSKEDLLTNGWPLSFQQGYLDMLRQMKRRSVDVLIPSHAGHAKTYPFFDIAAQDDGTGNGFIRPNAWREMLEIKEQEMLALLEREAERK; encoded by the coding sequence ATGACGAAACGCGAAGAGAGACAGGCCGCAATGGGTCAAATCATGCACCAGCGGTTCCATGAACCGTGGACGCTGGCGCAAAAGCCCTTCAAAGTAATTGAAAATGTGTATTTCGTGGGCAACACATGGGTTTCGGTCTACCTAATCGATACACCGGAGGGCCTGATCCTAATCGACTGTGCCTATGAGGAGAACCTATATCTGCTCATCGACTCAATCCGGGGCCTTGGCTTTGATCCCAAGGACATCCGCCACCTACTCATTTCCCACGGCCACTTTGACCACTGCGGCGCGGCACGCCAGCTGCAGGAAATGAGCAACTGTGAGATTTGGATCAATGAGAAGGACGCCTACTTCTTCACCGAGCGGCGGGATCTGATCGCCTTTGAGGATCGGGTCCCGGAGTTTCGTATCGATCATTACTATGATTCAGACCAGTCCATCTGCTTTGGCGGGATGACTATATGGCCAGTACCGTGCCCTGGGCATACTCCCGGCACTACCAGCTTTTTCTTTGAGGTGGAGCATGAGGGCCGCAAACTCACTGTGGCTATGCACGGCGGCCTGGGTACAAACACCCTGTCCAAGGAGGACCTGCTTACCAATGGCTGGCCGTTGAGCTTCCAGCAGGGATATTTGGATATGCTACGACAGATGAAGCGGCGGTCGGTAGATGTGCTCATTCCCTCCCATGCGGGGCATGCCAAAACATATCCCTTCTTTGACATCGCTGCCCAGGATGATGGGACGGGAAATGGATTTATTCGACCCAACGCGTGGCGGGAGATGCTGGAGATCAAGGAACAGGAGATGCTGGCACTGTTGGAGCGCGAAGCGGAGCGGAAATAA
- a CDS encoding site-specific recombinase phage integrase produces MTWPKTENSVRLVSIPQTAVDLLIQEHGKHPDSPYLFPSPLTGEMYHPDSVVNLHKKILKDVGLEHFRFHDLRHTFATTALQNGVDVKTVSSMLGHFDAGFTLRTYTHATRQKQDEAAQTMGNFMEQVM; encoded by the coding sequence GTGACCTGGCCCAAGACAGAGAACTCCGTGCGGCTGGTATCCATCCCACAGACAGCGGTGGATCTGCTAATCCAAGAGCACGGCAAACACCCGGACAGCCCCTACCTGTTCCCCTCTCCCCTGACTGGAGAGATGTACCACCCGGACAGCGTGGTAAACCTCCACAAGAAGATCCTGAAGGACGTCGGACTGGAGCATTTCAGATTCCACGATCTCCGTCACACCTTCGCCACCACAGCCCTGCAAAACGGCGTGGACGTGAAAACGGTCTCCTCCATGCTGGGACACTTCGATGCCGGCTTCACCCTGCGCACCTACACCCACGCCACCCGGCAGAAGCAGGACGAAGCGGCCCAGACCATGGGAAACTTCATGGAGCAGGTCATGTAA
- a CDS encoding tRNA-specific adenosine deaminase translates to MDHEAYMRRALELAAQAAEQGDVPVGCVIVRDGEIVGEGRNRREENGDATAHAELEAIRDACRRLGSWRLHRCTMYVTLEPCPMCAGGIINARIGTVRYGAKDDKAGACGSVLNLFEERFNHRPRLYRGPMEAECGRALRAFFEDLREKDGFSEEI, encoded by the coding sequence ATGGACCATGAGGCATATATGCGGCGGGCGCTGGAGCTGGCCGCTCAGGCGGCGGAGCAGGGGGATGTGCCGGTGGGGTGTGTCATCGTCCGGGACGGGGAGATCGTGGGAGAGGGACGCAACCGCCGGGAGGAGAATGGGGACGCCACCGCCCACGCGGAACTGGAGGCCATCCGGGACGCCTGCCGCCGGCTGGGGAGCTGGAGGCTGCACCGGTGCACTATGTATGTCACCCTGGAGCCCTGCCCCATGTGTGCCGGGGGGATCATCAACGCCCGGATCGGCACCGTGCGCTATGGGGCCAAGGATGACAAGGCGGGGGCCTGCGGATCGGTGCTCAACCTGTTCGAGGAGCGGTTCAACCACCGTCCCAGGCTCTATCGGGGCCCCATGGAGGCGGAGTGCGGCCGTGCCCTGCGGGCCTTTTTCGAGGACCTGCGGGAAAAAGACGGATTTTCGGAGGAGATTTAA